A genomic window from Salinicoccus sp. RF5 includes:
- a CDS encoding sucrose-specific PTS transporter subunit IIBC → MSDNSRIAKEIIEAVGGEENISSVAHCATRLRLIIEDRSKIDQEAVENIDKVKGAFYNSGQYQVILGTGTVNRIHDEMVKSGFEGTTKSQAKKEGAKKGNVVQRAIRSFGDVFVPIIPVLVATGLFMGLRGLVLQEEILALFGMTADDISDNFILFTEILTDTAFIFLPALVAWSTFRVFGGTPIIGLVLGLMLVSPSLPNAWDVAGGGVEPIMFAGFIPVVGYQASVLPAFIAGIIGAKVERFIRNRTPESLDLIVTPFLTLLIMITLALFLIGPVFHALEGVILDVTLAVLAWPFGISGILIGGLNQIIVITGVHHIFNLLEIQLLDELGVNPYNAIITASVAAQGGATLAVGLKTKSKKLKALALPSSFSAFLGITEPAIFGVNLRYIWPFVMGLIGGAAGGFVASISGLAGTGMAITVIPGTLLYLNENIFMYILVNVVAIGVAFTLTWLFGYSDKKAEEITEE, encoded by the coding sequence ATGTCGGATAACAGCAGAATCGCCAAAGAGATCATTGAAGCTGTAGGCGGAGAGGAGAACATCTCTTCCGTCGCCCATTGCGCTACACGACTGCGACTGATCATAGAGGACAGAAGCAAGATCGACCAGGAGGCGGTCGAGAACATCGACAAGGTGAAGGGGGCCTTCTACAATTCCGGACAGTACCAGGTCATCCTCGGTACGGGCACGGTCAACCGGATCCATGATGAAATGGTCAAATCCGGATTCGAAGGCACGACGAAGTCGCAAGCGAAGAAGGAGGGCGCCAAGAAGGGCAATGTCGTCCAGCGTGCCATCCGTTCATTCGGTGATGTATTCGTGCCGATCATCCCGGTCCTCGTTGCCACCGGTCTTTTCATGGGTCTGCGCGGACTCGTCCTGCAGGAGGAGATACTCGCCCTGTTCGGCATGACGGCCGATGACATCTCGGACAACTTCATCCTGTTTACTGAAATACTGACGGATACCGCCTTCATCTTCCTGCCGGCACTTGTGGCATGGTCCACATTCCGCGTGTTCGGCGGGACGCCGATCATCGGACTTGTGCTTGGTCTGATGCTCGTCAGTCCATCCCTGCCAAATGCATGGGATGTTGCAGGCGGCGGTGTCGAGCCGATCATGTTCGCCGGTTTCATCCCGGTCGTCGGTTATCAGGCATCCGTACTGCCGGCCTTCATCGCCGGCATCATCGGGGCCAAAGTGGAACGCTTCATACGTAACAGGACACCGGAGTCGCTGGACCTGATCGTCACGCCGTTCCTGACACTGCTCATCATGATCACGCTGGCGCTCTTCCTGATCGGTCCGGTCTTCCACGCGCTGGAAGGGGTCATCCTGGATGTGACGCTCGCCGTACTCGCCTGGCCTTTCGGAATCAGCGGCATACTGATCGGTGGTCTGAACCAGATCATCGTCATCACCGGCGTGCACCATATCTTCAACCTGCTTGAAATCCAGCTGCTCGATGAGCTTGGCGTCAACCCGTACAATGCGATCATCACAGCTTCCGTTGCTGCACAGGGTGGGGCGACACTCGCCGTCGGCCTGAAGACGAAGTCGAAGAAGCTCAAGGCGCTTGCGCTGCCGTCGTCATTTTCAGCATTCCTCGGCATCACGGAACCGGCCATATTCGGTGTGAACCTGCGCTACATCTGGCCATTCGTCATGGGACTCATCGGCGGTGCTGCCGGCGGGTTCGTAGCCTCCATCTCAGGGTTGGCGGGAACAGGCATGGCGATCACCGTCATCCCGGGAACGCTGCTCTATCTGAATGAAAACATCTTCATGTACATCCTCGTCAATGTTGTGGCAATCGGCGTGGCCTTCACGTTGACATGGCTGTTCGGCTATTCCGATAAGAAGGCGGAAGAAATCACTGAAGAGTAG
- a CDS encoding sucrose-6-phosphate hydrolase, with protein sequence MDQKSDYQTHIDAEISDNVQNLEMDPYRLDYHLMPPVGLLNDPNGLIQFNGTYHVFFQWNPFETTHGKKAWGHYTSRDLINWTLEPAALVPDAWYDKNGCYSGSAIEHDGKMYLFYTGNVKDDEDRRSTYQCLAVSEDGIHFEKKGPVLHLPDGYTPHFRDPKVWKTDGQWLMILGAQNEQGHGEAVIAASENLVDWDFIGPIAGSNINGLGDFGYMWECPDLFELDGRDILIVCPQGLEADGDKYHNLFQAGYFTGAFDSSMYTYSHGDFKELDRGFDFYAPQTFIDEAGRHILIAWMGITDDDEQDQPTIGKNWIHGLTIPRVLEMKGDRVIQTPAPELRELRDERVSHAVMLNPETSFHAGIEPLSEISMDFKNDITDGFEMVLRNDVRVIYDGQRFIIERRKFSGEGREQRAFQLEQLVNLRIFLDRSSVEIFVNGGEEVCSSRFFPEVDERNIELKARGAVQCEMTVWNLKENTIDMY encoded by the coding sequence ATGGACCAGAAAAGTGACTACCAGACACATATAGATGCCGAGATCAGCGATAATGTACAGAACCTTGAGATGGATCCTTATCGGCTCGATTATCATCTGATGCCGCCTGTCGGGCTGCTGAACGATCCGAATGGTCTGATACAGTTCAATGGCACCTACCACGTCTTCTTCCAGTGGAATCCGTTTGAAACGACACATGGAAAGAAGGCCTGGGGCCATTACACATCAAGGGACCTCATCAACTGGACACTGGAGCCTGCGGCACTCGTGCCGGATGCGTGGTATGACAAGAATGGATGCTATTCCGGAAGTGCCATCGAGCATGACGGGAAGATGTACCTCTTCTACACGGGCAATGTGAAGGATGATGAGGACAGACGGTCGACCTACCAGTGCCTTGCTGTGTCGGAGGACGGCATCCATTTCGAGAAAAAGGGTCCTGTGCTCCATCTGCCTGACGGGTACACCCCGCATTTTCGGGATCCGAAAGTGTGGAAAACGGATGGGCAATGGCTGATGATCCTCGGTGCACAGAATGAACAAGGGCACGGTGAAGCTGTCATCGCGGCTTCTGAAAACCTGGTGGACTGGGATTTCATCGGACCGATCGCCGGCAGCAACATCAACGGGCTCGGCGACTTCGGCTACATGTGGGAGTGTCCGGATCTGTTTGAACTGGATGGAAGGGATATCCTCATCGTCTGCCCACAGGGGCTTGAAGCGGATGGGGACAAGTACCATAACCTCTTTCAGGCCGGATACTTCACCGGAGCCTTCGATTCATCCATGTACACCTACAGCCACGGTGATTTTAAAGAGCTTGACCGGGGCTTCGACTTCTACGCTCCGCAGACATTCATTGATGAAGCGGGCAGACACATCCTGATTGCCTGGATGGGCATCACGGATGATGATGAACAGGATCAGCCGACCATCGGGAAGAATTGGATCCATGGGCTGACGATTCCGCGGGTGCTCGAAATGAAAGGGGACAGGGTGATTCAGACCCCTGCACCGGAACTGCGCGAGCTGCGGGATGAGAGGGTGAGTCATGCGGTCATGCTTAATCCCGAGACCTCATTTCATGCCGGAATCGAACCGCTCAGTGAAATCAGTATGGACTTCAAGAATGACATCACGGATGGATTTGAGATGGTTCTGAGGAATGATGTGAGGGTCATCTACGATGGCCAACGCTTCATCATCGAAAGAAGGAAGTTTTCGGGAGAAGGGCGAGAGCAGCGTGCCTTCCAGCTGGAACAACTTGTGAACCTCCGCATATTCCTTGACCGCTCCTCGGTGGAGATCTTCGTCAATGGCGGGGAGGAAGTGTGCTCATCCCGCTTCTTCCCTGAAGTAGATGAAAGGAATATCGAACTGAAGGCGCGTGGGGCAGTACAGTGTGAGATGACCGTATGGAACCTTAAAGAGAATACGATCGACATGTACTGA
- a CDS encoding diaminopropionate ammonia-lyase, whose amino-acid sequence MDLAWNGFRKKRIESALLEHFDPERLEAVKMFHESVPGYDETPLVHLDNLAESMGVGNIFVKDESKRFGLNAFKGLGGIYAVAEYFRNHERIEFDGFDGLLSALENRPPVTFATATDGNHGKGLAWAASLLGQQAKVFMPEGSEASRLEAIRELGAEAEIMNLNYDDTVERVAALAEEHGWVLVQDTAWPGYEEIPLSIMKGYTTIITEVQSQLGKNDFHGITHVFLQAGVGSFAGAMAAALFNLTGGEGPTIVVVEPDQADCFQRSIQNPSGDPQRVTGALDTMMAGLACGEPSIQGWEILKASADAFISCGDETSARGMRLLGRPEGDDQSIVSGESGAVPFGAFHRLMTEEEYQEESQRLGLDDTSNVLFISTEGDTDAANYERVMTRRL is encoded by the coding sequence ATGGATTTGGCATGGAATGGCTTCAGGAAGAAAAGGATTGAATCGGCGCTCCTTGAACACTTCGATCCGGAACGGCTGGAAGCGGTGAAGATGTTTCATGAGAGCGTGCCGGGTTATGATGAGACGCCGCTGGTTCATTTGGACAATCTTGCAGAAAGCATGGGTGTCGGGAATATATTTGTGAAGGACGAGTCGAAGCGGTTCGGGCTGAACGCCTTCAAAGGGCTCGGGGGCATCTATGCGGTGGCTGAATACTTCAGGAATCATGAGAGGATAGAGTTTGATGGTTTTGATGGGCTCCTCTCTGCACTTGAAAACCGCCCACCAGTCACATTTGCGACGGCGACGGACGGCAACCACGGCAAGGGGCTTGCGTGGGCCGCATCACTGCTCGGCCAGCAGGCGAAGGTGTTCATGCCGGAAGGATCGGAAGCTTCCCGTCTGGAAGCGATACGGGAGCTTGGAGCAGAAGCGGAGATCATGAACCTGAACTACGACGACACGGTGGAACGGGTGGCCGCACTGGCAGAGGAGCACGGCTGGGTACTGGTCCAGGATACGGCGTGGCCAGGGTATGAAGAGATTCCGCTCTCGATCATGAAAGGCTATACGACAATCATCACGGAAGTGCAGTCACAGCTTGGAAAGAATGATTTCCATGGCATCACACATGTGTTCCTGCAGGCTGGTGTCGGTTCATTCGCCGGTGCTATGGCAGCGGCGCTCTTCAACCTGACTGGTGGAGAAGGTCCAACGATCGTCGTCGTGGAGCCGGACCAGGCCGATTGCTTCCAACGCTCGATCCAGAACCCTTCCGGAGACCCACAGCGGGTGACAGGCGCCCTTGATACGATGATGGCCGGCCTCGCATGCGGCGAACCAAGCATTCAGGGCTGGGAGATACTGAAAGCCTCGGCCGATGCCTTCATCAGCTGCGGGGATGAGACGAGCGCCAGGGGCATGCGGCTGCTTGGAAGACCTGAGGGTGACGATCAAAGCATCGTTTCCGGTGAATCCGGTGCCGTACCGTTCGGTGCATTCCACCGATTGATGACGGAAGAAGAATATCAGGAGGAAAGCCAACGGCTCGGACTGGATGACACTTCAAATGTCCTGTTCATCAGTACCGAGGGCGATACCGATGCCGCGAACTACGAAAGGGTTATGACTCGGAGGCTATGA
- a CDS encoding V4R domain-containing protein, with the protein MKTNDLVVTSGTFGLMRKVLMENLGQEKAKRFLLRFGKDLGEEKANELLGGPYDLEGMVGEIPRIHIGLGHISNLSREGELFYKDNVLKFSNLHGIWHDSFEVDMQLESFGMSDECSCYILSGFASGMMTKLGREDIFVKEMTCRARGDAHCTYEVKTRSEWESIEGGPLAIFDEQKIVDELEMTYDQLLEKSEVLDKVSDFHSRITESVAKENDVSELAKISSEVLDVTTLITDAGGSIVTKKGDMPSTDTTLLGDKILDPTATVIRDFESGSIMAAPILLNGRTEGYCCFLYTNGKEVPRNDHMYLERLAVAASLCFLNEKVKFETTERMKINFLDRMLYSQFENNSELALHASYIQPKVMPPFQIISLKPIPVTDNEMLTDHYQILINIAKLLKLHDVHGLLTQKDDDILIFLYALKKETHTMDTLSQAMKSITQDFPHLTFKAGVSREFDALDQFSAKVKEAGQAANFPTEAAIVHHADLGILSTLLENIDPEVIAGVAQQELGTLLEPGEKNKELLYTLYVFLKNNQRLEKTMNDLSLSIGGVKYRIGKIEKMLEKDFKDAATTAHLLLMMETLILMGRLSFK; encoded by the coding sequence ATGAAAACCAATGATCTTGTAGTAACCTCAGGTACATTCGGTCTGATGCGGAAAGTACTGATGGAAAATCTCGGCCAGGAGAAGGCGAAGCGGTTCCTGCTGCGTTTCGGCAAAGATCTTGGTGAGGAGAAGGCGAATGAATTGCTCGGCGGCCCATATGACCTGGAAGGGATGGTGGGTGAGATTCCGAGGATTCACATCGGTCTTGGTCATATATCAAACCTCTCACGCGAAGGCGAGCTCTTCTACAAGGATAACGTCCTGAAATTCAGCAACCTGCACGGTATATGGCACGATTCCTTCGAAGTGGATATGCAGCTTGAGAGTTTCGGCATGTCCGATGAATGTTCCTGCTACATATTGAGTGGATTCGCAAGTGGAATGATGACGAAGCTCGGCAGGGAGGATATTTTCGTCAAGGAGATGACCTGCCGAGCACGGGGTGATGCCCACTGCACATACGAAGTGAAGACGCGGAGCGAGTGGGAAAGCATTGAAGGGGGCCCCCTCGCCATCTTCGACGAACAGAAGATCGTGGACGAACTTGAGATGACATACGACCAGCTGCTCGAGAAGAGCGAGGTGCTGGATAAGGTCTCTGATTTCCACAGCCGCATCACCGAAAGTGTGGCAAAAGAAAACGACGTCTCTGAACTTGCGAAGATTTCCTCTGAGGTCCTTGACGTCACCACACTCATCACCGACGCCGGCGGAAGCATCGTAACGAAGAAGGGAGATATGCCATCCACCGACACCACACTGTTGGGGGACAAAATATTGGATCCGACCGCCACTGTCATACGCGATTTTGAAAGCGGTTCCATTATGGCGGCGCCGATCCTTCTGAATGGCCGTACTGAAGGCTATTGCTGCTTCCTTTATACGAACGGGAAGGAAGTCCCCCGCAATGATCACATGTACCTCGAGCGACTGGCGGTGGCGGCGAGCCTGTGCTTCCTGAACGAGAAGGTGAAGTTCGAGACGACCGAGCGGATGAAGATCAACTTCCTCGACAGGATGCTCTACAGCCAGTTCGAAAACAATTCCGAACTGGCCCTGCATGCAAGCTATATCCAGCCGAAGGTCATGCCGCCCTTCCAGATCATTTCGCTCAAGCCCATACCGGTTACCGACAATGAAATGCTGACGGATCATTATCAGATCCTGATCAACATCGCAAAACTGTTGAAGCTCCATGATGTCCACGGCCTCCTGACGCAGAAGGATGATGATATACTCATCTTCCTCTATGCCTTGAAGAAGGAAACCCATACCATGGACACCCTCTCCCAGGCCATGAAAAGCATAACTCAGGATTTTCCCCACCTCACCTTCAAAGCCGGGGTCAGCCGGGAATTCGATGCACTGGACCAGTTTTCCGCCAAGGTCAAGGAAGCCGGCCAGGCTGCAAACTTCCCGACCGAAGCAGCCATTGTACACCATGCGGATCTCGGCATATTGAGCACCCTGCTGGAGAATATCGACCCTGAAGTCATCGCAGGTGTCGCACAGCAGGAACTGGGGACCCTGCTGGAGCCGGGGGAGAAGAACAAGGAATTGCTTTATACACTCTATGTCTTCCTCAAGAACAACCAGAGACTCGAAAAGACCATGAATGACCTGTCCCTGTCCATCGGCGGGGTCAAATACCGCATCGGCAAGATTGAAAAGATGCTTGAGAAGGACTTTAAAGATGCAGCCACAACCGCCCATCTTCTGTTGATGATGGAGACGTTGATCCTCATGGGACGCTTATCCTTCAAATGA
- a CDS encoding alpha/beta fold hydrolase encodes MATFEVKNLQTEGFNTVYAHGGEANDEAVFFLHGSGPGANGLSNWNKVLEVMGEKYQVFAPDFVGFGNTEVPENTNLTFWEWTTLRVKQVLRIMEHHNIEKAHLVGNSMGGVISMHAIMYDESKFDKLILMGSGGGKTPGPTPEIIRMKGFFNDPSIESLRNLIKWFVYDESVLGDDLEAIVQTRYENLMRSGMEELYPTLFPKDPMELLIPPSALRRIKQQTLMIHGYEDQFVPVEASLDLMKHIPNAELVILKQCGHWAQIEKAERFLELVDQFLSEKVKALSK; translated from the coding sequence ATGGCAACATTCGAAGTAAAGAATTTACAGACAGAGGGATTCAATACGGTATATGCCCATGGTGGAGAAGCAAATGACGAGGCGGTCTTCTTCCTGCACGGGTCCGGCCCGGGAGCGAACGGTCTGTCCAACTGGAATAAGGTGCTGGAGGTCATGGGGGAGAAGTACCAGGTATTTGCACCGGACTTCGTAGGGTTCGGCAATACTGAAGTACCCGAAAATACAAACCTGACATTCTGGGAATGGACGACACTGCGCGTCAAACAGGTCCTCAGGATCATGGAGCACCATAATATCGAAAAGGCCCACCTGGTCGGCAACTCAATGGGCGGAGTCATTTCAATGCATGCCATCATGTACGATGAATCTAAGTTCGATAAATTGATACTTATGGGCAGCGGGGGCGGCAAGACGCCGGGTCCGACACCTGAAATCATAAGGATGAAGGGATTCTTCAATGATCCATCGATTGAATCGCTGCGCAACCTGATCAAATGGTTCGTATACGATGAGAGTGTACTCGGCGATGATCTTGAAGCCATCGTACAGACAAGATATGAGAATCTGATGCGTTCAGGCATGGAGGAACTTTATCCGACACTCTTCCCGAAAGATCCGATGGAACTTCTGATTCCGCCAAGTGCACTGCGCCGCATCAAGCAGCAGACATTGATGATCCATGGATACGAGGATCAGTTCGTACCGGTCGAGGCGAGTCTGGACCTGATGAAGCATATCCCGAATGCTGAACTGGTCATATTGAAGCAGTGCGGCCACTGGGCGCAGATCGAGAAGGCTGAAAGATTCTTGGAACTGGTAGATCAATTTTTATCGGAAAAAGTGAAAGCGCTATCAAAATAG
- a CDS encoding acyl-CoA dehydrogenase family protein, which yields MKAQLSDEKLYNELMESAKRVGIIAEQEAVEADDNATVSQNVADAIVEGGLNRLIMPKEYGFPQIDFNTFADIVRTVGYHNLSAAWLTYFYALHNSWVAFLPKHRMDEIYDDGGLLADIFAPMGKVEKVEGGFILNGRWNFVSGVNYSEWISVGATYYAEGAEVPDRIGLCMRVSDLEVIENWDSLGLRGSGSNSVAAKDLFVPDDMVISFNEMMMNRKPYKPQIDEDYLYYNVSFFPAFYVGFPAMAIGAAERAIEEFIARTKKRQRFDGTNEGESPKSQRVAAEMTLKLKSAKGLMKEYIEMLESDQGQYDPAEYNGIRVHIIKNCLDIANRAVATLGASALAKGQPLEMILRDLMAISTHVTSLYEDGIDNYGKSLFGVQSMAMG from the coding sequence ATGAAAGCTCAATTATCAGATGAAAAGCTCTACAACGAATTGATGGAAAGTGCCAAAAGGGTGGGCATCATCGCGGAGCAGGAGGCGGTTGAAGCCGATGATAATGCGACGGTTTCGCAGAATGTCGCAGACGCCATCGTCGAAGGCGGACTCAACCGGCTGATCATGCCGAAGGAATATGGCTTCCCGCAGATTGATTTCAACACTTTCGCGGATATCGTCAGAACAGTCGGCTACCATAACCTGTCCGCTGCCTGGCTGACATACTTCTACGCGCTGCACAATTCCTGGGTTGCATTCCTGCCGAAGCACCGGATGGATGAAATCTATGATGACGGCGGCCTCCTCGCCGACATCTTTGCCCCTATGGGCAAGGTCGAGAAGGTGGAGGGCGGCTTCATACTCAATGGCAGGTGGAATTTCGTGAGCGGCGTCAACTACTCCGAATGGATTTCAGTCGGTGCGACCTACTATGCAGAAGGGGCGGAAGTGCCGGACCGCATCGGGCTCTGCATGCGCGTATCCGACCTTGAAGTCATCGAAAACTGGGATTCGCTCGGTCTGCGCGGTTCCGGAAGCAACAGCGTGGCTGCAAAAGACCTTTTCGTACCGGATGATATGGTCATCTCCTTCAATGAGATGATGATGAACCGGAAGCCGTACAAGCCTCAAATTGATGAGGACTACCTCTATTATAATGTTTCCTTCTTCCCGGCCTTCTATGTCGGGTTCCCGGCGATGGCGATCGGGGCGGCGGAACGTGCAATAGAGGAATTCATCGCACGGACGAAGAAACGGCAGCGCTTTGACGGGACCAATGAAGGGGAGTCCCCGAAGAGCCAGCGTGTCGCAGCGGAGATGACGCTCAAACTGAAATCTGCGAAGGGTCTGATGAAGGAATATATCGAGATGCTGGAGAGTGACCAGGGTCAATATGATCCTGCCGAATACAACGGCATCCGTGTACACATCATCAAAAATTGCCTTGATATAGCGAATCGTGCCGTGGCGACACTCGGGGCGAGTGCACTGGCAAAAGGACAGCCGCTCGAGATGATCCTGAGGGACCTGATGGCGATCAGCACCCATGTCACGTCACTTTATGAAGATGGCATCGACAATTACGGAAAATCGTTATTCGGTGTCCAGTCCATGGCGATGGGATAA
- a CDS encoding VOC family protein — protein MENVRYEILPEIAKLGHVALETTDLEKSLWFFEEVVGLEKTETVDGVHYLRAWGDFDHHTLSIKEGPEARVDHIAWKAKRREDIGNFANLLREADVEVEEVKAGTETGQGDAIRFQLPSGHNFEIYFDMEKPAAADPKHKSILKNQPYKAWRKGISPRRIDHVNIGTNTDASVITDFLQEKLGFKMREYLKTPDGNLGAGWLSVTNLVHDIAVMGRPDIKSSHEIHHLSYWSDNAQDILRAADILADQGISFVGPGKHGISQAMYIYVVDPGSGVRLELFSNGYLIFEPDWEPIEWKADEMAAGFTFWGEQSGMKPEDLTTISAGEPLKSPKKV, from the coding sequence ATGGAAAATGTGAGATATGAAATTTTACCTGAGATTGCGAAGCTTGGACATGTGGCACTTGAAACGACAGACCTTGAGAAGTCGTTGTGGTTCTTCGAGGAGGTAGTGGGACTGGAGAAGACCGAGACTGTCGATGGTGTGCACTACTTGCGTGCCTGGGGGGATTTCGACCATCATACGCTGTCCATCAAAGAAGGGCCTGAGGCGCGTGTGGATCATATCGCATGGAAAGCAAAGAGGCGGGAAGACATCGGGAACTTCGCCAATCTACTCCGGGAAGCGGATGTGGAAGTGGAGGAAGTGAAGGCGGGCACGGAAACGGGCCAGGGGGACGCCATCCGCTTCCAGCTTCCTTCAGGGCATAACTTTGAAATCTATTTCGATATGGAGAAGCCGGCTGCAGCGGATCCGAAGCACAAGTCCATCCTGAAGAACCAGCCATACAAGGCTTGGCGCAAGGGGATTTCACCACGACGGATCGACCACGTCAATATCGGAACGAACACGGATGCGTCAGTCATCACGGATTTCCTGCAGGAGAAGCTTGGATTCAAGATGCGTGAATATTTGAAGACTCCTGATGGGAATCTCGGTGCGGGATGGCTCAGCGTGACGAACCTCGTCCACGATATTGCGGTGATGGGACGTCCGGACATCAAATCATCGCACGAAATCCATCATCTGTCCTATTGGTCCGACAATGCACAGGATATTCTCAGGGCGGCGGACATCCTGGCCGATCAGGGCATATCATTCGTAGGCCCCGGCAAACACGGCATTTCACAGGCGATGTACATCTATGTGGTGGACCCGGGCAGCGGCGTGCGGCTGGAACTGTTCTCGAATGGATATCTGATCTTCGAGCCGGATTGGGAGCCGATCGAATGGAAGGCGGATGAAATGGCAGCCGGATTCACATTCTGGGGTGAGCAGTCCGGCATGAAACCGGAAGATTTGACGACGATCTCGGCCGGGGAGCCTTTGAAGAGTCCAAAAAAAGTATAA
- a CDS encoding flavin reductase family protein produces MEDRQFRNAMGKFATGVNVIAAEVDGEVYGMTANAFMSVSLDPKLIVISIGNHAKMLERIRQSGKFSVNVLSCEQQEESMRFAGQKKFEDKFDFGRLGDTPVVEGALCQLSCEVYNEHTEGDHVLFIGKVNDLVLEEGDPLIFNCGKYRKLEAIEEAVK; encoded by the coding sequence ATGGAAGATCGCCAGTTCAGGAATGCCATGGGGAAGTTCGCCACGGGAGTCAACGTGATTGCTGCAGAAGTGGACGGTGAGGTGTACGGCATGACCGCCAATGCGTTCATGTCCGTCTCACTCGACCCGAAGCTGATCGTCATCTCCATCGGAAACCATGCGAAGATGCTGGAGCGGATCCGCCAGAGCGGCAAGTTCTCAGTGAATGTACTCTCCTGCGAGCAGCAGGAGGAATCCATGCGGTTCGCCGGGCAGAAGAAATTCGAAGACAAGTTCGACTTCGGCCGGCTGGGGGACACACCGGTGGTTGAAGGCGCATTATGCCAGCTCTCGTGTGAAGTATACAATGAGCATACGGAAGGAGATCACGTCCTCTTCATCGGGAAAGTGAATGACCTTGTACTTGAGGAGGGTGACCCGCTGATCTTCAACTGCGGCAAATACCGGAAACTGGAAGCAATTGAAGAAGCCGTCAAATAA
- a CDS encoding FAD synthetase family protein, protein MEIIHLNDGNISEWQDCSRRNVIALGFFDGVHMGHQKVIRTARNIARREGAMLDVMSFFPHPKTVLSGGRVQVDYLMPLEEKARALEALGVDRFYIVKFTKAFASLLKEDYVESYLSRFNTIHAVAGYDFSYGFKGQGTIDSLEADSGGGIAATRVEQVSFEGEKISSTRIRSAILEGRISDVQQLMGRKYRTCAEVSQGYLSLKPYYMLPPDGIYDVVIDTGARRHPSQIHVDRAAQKITFTRQCLMDEIDLKEISITWEGRVASHSLYQLMAQ, encoded by the coding sequence ATGGAAATCATACATTTGAATGATGGGAATATTAGTGAATGGCAGGATTGCTCCAGAAGGAATGTCATTGCATTGGGGTTCTTTGATGGCGTACACATGGGCCATCAGAAGGTCATCCGGACTGCGCGCAACATTGCACGGAGGGAAGGTGCCATGCTCGATGTGATGAGTTTCTTCCCGCATCCGAAAACGGTGCTCTCAGGCGGGCGGGTCCAGGTGGACTATCTGATGCCGCTTGAGGAGAAGGCCCGCGCACTCGAGGCCCTCGGGGTCGACCGCTTCTATATCGTGAAATTCACGAAAGCGTTCGCCTCCCTTCTGAAAGAAGACTATGTCGAGTCCTATCTGAGCCGCTTTAATACGATACATGCGGTGGCGGGCTATGATTTCTCCTACGGCTTCAAAGGACAGGGGACGATTGACAGCCTTGAAGCGGACTCCGGCGGGGGGATTGCCGCCACCCGGGTCGAACAGGTTTCATTTGAAGGGGAGAAGATCAGCTCGACCCGCATCAGAAGTGCGATACTGGAGGGGAGGATATCCGATGTCCAACAGCTGATGGGCCGGAAATACCGGACATGTGCTGAAGTATCACAGGGATATCTTTCACTGAAGCCGTACTATATGCTGCCGCCGGATGGCATCTATGATGTCGTCATCGATACGGGAGCACGGCGTCATCCTTCGCAGATCCATGTGGACAGAGCAGCGCAGAAGATTACATTCACAAGGCAGTGCCTGATGGATGAAATCGATTTGAAGGAAATCTCCATCACCTGGGAGGGAAGGGTTGCATCCCATTCCCTCTACCAATTGATGGCACAATAG